A region of Gloeocapsa sp. PCC 73106 DNA encodes the following proteins:
- a CDS encoding DUF1269 domain-containing protein produces the protein MSDLIAIAYDDEYKAEEVRLTLVKLKKEHLIELEDAAVVVKDKNGKIQLKQAVNLPAAGAVSGSFWGLLIGVLFLAPLAGVAIGAAAGALSGALTDIGVDDNFMRELGETLTPSSSALFVLVRKVTPDKVLEEIAPYGGKILRTSLTKDQETQLQEVLTNRGLSAESMGS, from the coding sequence ATGAGTGATTTAATTGCGATCGCCTACGACGATGAGTATAAAGCCGAAGAAGTACGCTTAACTTTAGTTAAATTAAAAAAAGAGCATCTCATCGAATTAGAAGATGCAGCGGTAGTAGTTAAAGACAAAAACGGGAAAATTCAGCTCAAACAAGCCGTTAATTTACCCGCCGCTGGAGCTGTAAGTGGCAGTTTCTGGGGTTTACTCATCGGTGTACTCTTTTTAGCACCCCTAGCAGGTGTCGCTATAGGAGCCGCAGCAGGAGCCCTCTCAGGCGCACTCACTGATATTGGCGTCGATGATAATTTTATGAGAGAATTGGGAGAAACCCTGACTCCCTCAAGTTCTGCTCTCTTTGTCTTGGTTCGTAAAGTTACCCCAGATAAAGTCCTAGAAGAGATAGCCCCCTATGGTGGAAAAATACTTCGCACTTCCTTGACTAAAGATCAAGAAACACAACTACAGGAAGTACTTACCAATAGAGGTCTTTCTGCTGAGAGCATGGGAAGTTAA
- a CDS encoding DevA family ABC transporter ATP-binding protein — translation MTIAISVRHLNHYFGQGQLRKQVLFDLNLDIDEGEIVIMTGPSGSGKTTFLTLVGALRSAQSGSLRVLGQELVGATSQQLTIVRRNHGYIFQGHNLHNSLTARENVKMGLELHSEISLPQMRSRATEMLNQVGLSDHLDYYPQDLSGGQKQRVAIARALVSHPRIVLADEPTAALDSKSGLEVVKLMQKLAREQSCTILIVTHDNRILDVADRLVHMEDGTLKHYAQR, via the coding sequence ATGACCATTGCTATTTCTGTGCGCCATCTCAATCATTATTTTGGTCAAGGTCAACTACGCAAACAGGTTTTATTTGACTTGAATCTGGACATAGATGAGGGTGAAATAGTCATTATGACGGGACCTTCAGGTTCTGGTAAAACCACCTTTTTAACCTTAGTAGGTGCATTGCGCTCAGCTCAATCGGGAAGCTTACGCGTATTGGGACAAGAATTAGTCGGTGCAACTTCTCAGCAATTAACCATAGTAAGACGCAATCATGGTTATATTTTTCAAGGTCACAATTTGCACAACAGTTTGACTGCAAGAGAAAATGTTAAAATGGGTTTAGAACTTCACTCTGAAATCTCATTACCTCAAATGCGATCGCGCGCCACTGAAATGTTAAATCAAGTGGGATTAAGCGATCACTTAGATTACTATCCTCAAGATTTATCAGGTGGACAAAAGCAACGAGTAGCGATCGCTAGAGCCCTGGTGAGTCATCCTCGTATTGTCTTAGCCGATGAACCAACCGCAGCTTTAGATAGTAAATCGGGTCTTGAAGTTGTTAAATTAATGCAAAAATTAGCTCGAGAGCAAAGTTGTACCATTCTAATTGTGACCCATGATAATCGAATTCTGGACGTTGCCGATCGCCTGGTTCATATGGAAGACGGAACACTCAAGCATTATGCTCAAAGATAA
- the devC gene encoding ABC transporter permease DevC, producing MIRQLQRRTPLGWLQLTRQKGRFLVALAGITFADVLMFMQLGFQNSLYDSNTRVHRALSADIVLMSPKALNLQNLSTFSRRRIFQALDIPGVDTATGLYINNITWKNPQTRLNATVQVIGIDPDQQVFNLPEVNQQNNKIKLPDAILFDRGARGEYAKIITQIDQGQTVTTEIEGRTITIAGLFTIGASFGADGSLITSDQNFLQLFPRKDAASVSLGLIQLKPGYDSEQVASILKSHLPEDVRVLTIEEFIEFEKNYWRTASPVGFVFGLGTAMAFVVGVVIVYQVLSTDVNSHLKEYATFKAMGYQNAYLLSVVFEEALILAFLGFIPGVILPIGLYALAAQATALPIYMTLSRALLVLILTILMCVSSGAIATRQLQSADPANMF from the coding sequence ATGATTAGACAATTGCAAAGACGAACCCCACTGGGATGGCTGCAACTAACTCGTCAAAAAGGTCGCTTTCTAGTAGCATTAGCCGGAATTACCTTTGCCGATGTATTGATGTTCATGCAGCTAGGCTTTCAGAACTCCCTGTATGACAGCAACACCCGTGTCCATCGCGCTTTATCAGCGGATATTGTTCTGATGAGCCCCAAAGCCCTTAACTTACAAAATTTATCTACATTTTCGCGACGACGAATCTTTCAAGCCTTGGATATTCCTGGAGTAGACACAGCAACAGGATTGTATATTAACAATATCACTTGGAAAAATCCTCAAACTCGTCTCAATGCAACCGTACAAGTGATAGGAATCGATCCCGATCAGCAAGTTTTTAATCTACCCGAAGTAAACCAACAAAATAATAAAATTAAATTACCCGACGCCATTCTCTTTGATCGCGGTGCTAGAGGAGAGTATGCAAAAATCATTACTCAAATCGACCAAGGACAAACTGTCACCACAGAAATTGAAGGGCGCACGATAACGATCGCAGGACTATTCACCATTGGCGCTTCTTTCGGCGCAGATGGAAGCTTAATCACCAGCGATCAGAACTTTTTACAACTATTTCCTCGTAAAGACGCAGCTAGCGTCAGTCTGGGACTAATTCAACTTAAACCTGGCTATGATTCAGAACAAGTCGCCTCTATCTTAAAATCCCATTTACCAGAAGACGTTAGAGTGCTCACCATTGAAGAATTTATAGAATTTGAGAAAAACTATTGGCGCACAGCGAGTCCCGTTGGCTTCGTTTTTGGTCTAGGTACAGCCATGGCTTTTGTCGTAGGGGTGGTGATTGTCTATCAAGTGTTATCGACGGATGTTAATAGCCATCTCAAAGAATACGCCACTTTTAAAGCTATGGGTTATCAGAATGCTTATTTATTAAGTGTGGTCTTTGAAGAAGCCCTGATTCTCGCTTTTTTAGGGTTTATTCCCGGAGTTATCTTACCTATTGGACTTTATGCACTTGCAGCTCAAGCCACCGCTTTACCCATTTATATGACCCTGAGTAGAGCTTTACTGGTACTAATATTGACAATTCTCATGTGTGTATCCTCAGGAGCGATCGCGACTCGCCAACTACAATCAGCCGATCCGGCGAATATGTTTTAG